From a region of the Corallococcus coralloides DSM 2259 genome:
- the trxA gene encoding thioredoxin, whose amino-acid sequence MATLEITKDNFKETVGKSGIVILDWWATWCGPCRAFAPIFESTSNKHADIVFGKIDTDAQPELSGAFEIRSIPTLMVFRDGILLFEQPGAMPAAALEDLLKQVRALNMDDVRREVEAQRAAKEAPKA is encoded by the coding sequence ATGGCGACGCTCGAAATCACGAAGGACAACTTCAAGGAGACGGTGGGCAAGAGCGGCATCGTCATCCTGGACTGGTGGGCGACCTGGTGTGGCCCCTGCCGCGCGTTCGCGCCCATCTTCGAGAGCACCTCCAACAAGCACGCGGACATCGTGTTCGGGAAGATCGACACCGACGCGCAGCCGGAGCTGTCCGGTGCTTTCGAGATCCGCTCCATTCCCACGCTGATGGTGTTCCGGGACGGCATCCTGCTGTTCGAGCAGCCGGGCGCGATGCCGGCGGCGGCGCTGGAGGACCTGCTGAAGCAGGTCCGCGCGCTGAACATGGATGACGTGCGGCGCGAGGTCGAAGCGCAGCGCGCCGCGAAGGAAGCGCCCAAGGCGTGA
- a CDS encoding FKBP-type peptidyl-prolyl cis-trans isomerase: MSLGVEDVKVGTGAEAVAGKRVTVHYVGTLTDGKKFDSSRDRGQGFTFGLGAGQVIQGWDQGVAGMKVGGIRKLTIPPELGYGSRGAAGVIPPNATLLFEVELLDVR; the protein is encoded by the coding sequence ATGAGCTTGGGAGTGGAAGACGTGAAGGTCGGGACCGGGGCGGAAGCGGTCGCCGGCAAGCGGGTGACGGTGCACTACGTGGGCACGCTCACGGACGGCAAGAAGTTCGACAGCAGCCGGGACCGGGGTCAGGGCTTCACCTTCGGCCTGGGCGCGGGCCAGGTCATCCAGGGCTGGGACCAGGGCGTGGCAGGCATGAAGGTCGGCGGCATCCGCAAGCTCACCATCCCGCCGGAGCTGGGCTACGGCTCGCGCGGCGCGGCCGGGGTGATTCCCCCCAACGCCACCCTCTTGTTCGAGGTGGAGCTGTTGGACGTTCGGTAG